Part of the Desulfobacterales bacterium genome is shown below.
GGCAATTCACTGCCGAGGATGCCAGGATAAAACTACGCCGCCTCTATCCGACAATTGATGGTTGACGAGACACTAGCGGTTATGCTGATCGCCGTTTTGTTCTTTTTATTCATCCATATTTTTATGATGGTGCCGGTCAGCGCCCAGAACCGGGATTCTTACGTGGATAAGCCGGACATAAGCGCGCGGCCCCAATTCGTTCAAAGAGAAATCGGGCCGGCAATGGCGGCGCAGGATCGGGCATCGGAAAACTCGATCAGGGTGACGATTCAGGATGCGATCCTGATGGCCCTGGAGAATAATAGGTCCCTGGCGGTTGAGCGGATCAATCCCCTTATTCAGAAAACGATTGAAGAGCAGGAGCAGGCGCTGTTTGATCCGGTTTTAAATGCGCAAGCCACTGCAGAGCGGCAGCGGGGGGAGCGGGCCCGCTCCAGGGGCGGCAGGGATCCATTTGAGTCCGATACGATAGCCGGAGGTGTTGCCGTGGAAAAATTTTTCCCTGCCGGAACAACTGTTCAGGTGGAAGGCGGTTCCGAACGGGTTGAAACATCACTCAATGAGGATCCTTTTCTACAGTCGCGACTGGGACTTTCAGTAACCCAGGCCTTGTTAAGAGGGTATGGCACAACGGTAAACCTGGCGAATATCAAGCAATCTCGGCTGGATACGACGGCTTCCTATTATGAATTGCGTGGTTTCAGCGAAGCCCTCCTGAGCCAGGTCGAAACAGCCTATTGGGATTACGCCCTGGCCATTCGACAGATTAAAATTGTGGAAGAGTCGCTGCAACTGGTGGAGCAGCAAAAGAAAGAAGCAGAGGAAATGATCCAGGTCGGCAAACTGGCCGAATCGGAGCTTGTGGCCGCTCAAGCTGAAATTGCCGTCCGCCGGCAGGAGCTCATTGAAGCCCGCAGCACCATGGAAGTCAGACAGTTACGCTTCCTGAGGCTTCTCAACCCGCCGGGTGCCAATCCCTTTAAACGGGAAGTGGTTCTGCTGTCACGACCCGACCTGCAGCAGGTAACATTGGATGATACGGACGCCCATGTTGCGGTGGCGTTGAAGATGCGGTCGGATCTCAATCAGGCCCGCTTGGGTGTCCAGCGTGACGAAATTGAAATTGTTAAGACGAAGAACGGAACCCTGCCGAAGATGGATTTTTTCATTAACCTGGGAAAAACCGGCTATGCCGATTCTTTCGGCGGCAGCGTCAGCGATACCAGCGGCGACAGCTATGACGCCCTTGCCGGCGTCAGGTTTGAATACCCGTTTAAAAACCGGGCCGCAACCGCCCGTTACCGCCGGTCACAGCTCAACCGGGATCAAGCCCAACGGGCCCTGGAGAACCTTTCGCAACTGGTGGAACTGGATGTCCGTGCGGCCTATATTGAAGTGGAGCGCGCCCGGCAGCAGATTTCCGCATCTTCGGAAACGCGTAAGCTGGAAGAGGAAAAGATGCGGGTTGAAACCGAAAAATTCAGGGTCGGGCGATCCACAAACTTTCTGGTGGCCCAGGTACAGCGGGATCTTCTGCTGAGTCAACTGATCGAGGTCAGGTCAGTGGCCAGTTATCTGAAGGCGTTGACCGAATTGTTCCGGTTTGAAGGATCTTTGCTGGAGCGGCGCGGTATTTCAGCACCCGGTGACTTCCCGCCCACGGGGGGATGAGCATCGGCGAGCGTCGCGCAACGCGGCATGGCGGTCTTAGGCGCAGTTTTTCAACTATTTGTTAAAAAAGCTTCCGGCCCGCCTCGGTTTTTCCTGTTTTGCGTTGACGGGATTCTTTTTTTTCCGTCGTCAGCAACTCCTCAATATTTTCTGCACGGCAGATCATAATTTCAAATTGCGGCTGATCGTACTGGTCCACAAACAGGGATAAAATCAAAACATCTTTATCCAGTTTCCAGAAAAGCGACTTTCCTTTTTGATTCTGCCAGACGACTTCCCGGGGTTCCCCGTATTTTTGCTGGAGCGTTGCCAGATAATCCATCCCGTCCCGTTTGGCTTTGACCCGGAACAAAAGTGGTTTTTGGGTATAGTTTGAAAAAAACAATTCCACGTAATGAAATGTGGTGGAGTAACGATAGATCAGCTTTGTCGTATTGTGTTCGATTCTTGTCCGCCGGCCGCCTTCAAAGTTTAACTGTTTATTTAATTCGTTGAGATCCGGAAAATAGTTTTCCAGAAATCCGGGATAGTGCATTTCCAAATCAAGGACGGTCTTTTTTTCAATTGCTTCAGACCCCAGGCTTTTCCTCAGCCGGTCGCGGGCACTGTCGGTTAATATGGAATCAGCATGCATGTCCAGAAAGGTAAATCCCCTGACGATTGCGTCAGTGACGGTTGGAATCGAATCAGGGGTTGTTTTGTCAATAAATTTGAA
Proteins encoded:
- a CDS encoding TolC family protein, coding for MLIAVLFFLFIHIFMMVPVSAQNRDSYVDKPDISARPQFVQREIGPAMAAQDRASENSIRVTIQDAILMALENNRSLAVERINPLIQKTIEEQEQALFDPVLNAQATAERQRGERARSRGGRDPFESDTIAGGVAVEKFFPAGTTVQVEGGSERVETSLNEDPFLQSRLGLSVTQALLRGYGTTVNLANIKQSRLDTTASYYELRGFSEALLSQVETAYWDYALAIRQIKIVEESLQLVEQQKKEAEEMIQVGKLAESELVAAQAEIAVRRQELIEARSTMEVRQLRFLRLLNPPGANPFKREVVLLSRPDLQQVTLDDTDAHVAVALKMRSDLNQARLGVQRDEIEIVKTKNGTLPKMDFFINLGKTGYADSFGGSVSDTSGDSYDALAGVRFEYPFKNRAATARYRRSQLNRDQAQRALENLSQLVELDVRAAYIEVERARQQISASSETRKLEEEKMRVETEKFRVGRSTNFLVAQVQRDLLLSQLIEVRSVASYLKALTELFRFEGSLLERRGISAPGDFPPTGG